A genomic stretch from Sphingobacteriia bacterium includes:
- the rpoC gene encoding DNA-directed RNA polymerase subunit beta': MNSAFSVFGQTGVQHFDFIKISLASPEVIRSWSFGEVKKPETINYRTFKPERDGLFCARIFGPVKDYECLCGKYKRMKYRGLICEKCGVEVTTSKVRRERMGHIELATPVAHIWFLKSLPSRISTLLDMSLKDLEKILYFESYVIVEPGLSPFSYAELLTEDQYMRAQDDFGEDAFTAMIGAEAVKKMLQDFDLKKIREELRADLTETTSEIKKKKLVKRLKLIEDFLESDNKPEWMILDVVPVMPPELRPLVMLDGGRFATSDLNELYRRVINRNNRLKRLLELRAPDIIVRNEKRMLQEAVDALFDNGRRGRVVKNANKRPFKSLSDMLKGKQGRFRQNLLGKRVDYSGRSVIVVGPTLKLHQCGLPKKMALELFKPFIYSKLEMYGISNTIKTAKRMVESERPEVWDILEEVIREHPVLLNRAPTLHRLGIQAFEPVLIEGKAIQLHPLVCAAFNADFDGDQMAVHVPLSLEAQLESRVLMMSTNNILAPSNGKPIIVPSQDIVLGLYYLTLELENEVGEGMAFATMGEIQHALHNKVITLHTKIKCKRTAKIHDGSFKTTLVETTAGRMMIADLLPKEHYVPFESVNKLLTKKEISNLIDTVYRECGQKNTVIFCDRLMELGFTNACKSGISIGKDDMFVPNTKQTHINDTIEEIREFERQYSDGLITSGEKFNKVIDAWSRCTDKVADDMMKEISAGDVTNTEKNNQQKVNSIWMMAHSGARGSAAQIKQLAGMRGLMAKPSGEIIETPIISNFKEGLTVLEYFNSSHGARKGLADTALKTANSGYLTRRLVDVSQDCIVTEFDCETTSGLEARPVIDGGEIVIPLAEAILGRTSARDVRHTVSGDLIVKAGDLVEERTVDKIEAAGIDAVMIRSVITCETKTGVCAKCYGRDLATGSIVSVGEAIGVIAAQSIGEPGTQLTMRTFHIGGAATKSIESSSVEASLDGVIKLVNRNIVIDSQGRSVVMSRNCELLIIDDNGNERARHKVPYGSKLYHDEGTKVKKGTRLAEWDPYTIPIITEKTGVARYTDLVEGVSMREVMDESTGISSKVIIDWKQQSRGAELRPRISIFDENGNIISLANGLEARYFLPINAILSIADNDKVHAGDVIARIPRESTKTRDITGGLPRVVELFEARKPKDHAIISDIEGVVEFGKDYKSKRRIVIKPADQGSEPIEYLIPKGKHVTVNEGDYVRKGDLLMDGNPVPHDILRVMGVEALTRYMVNEIQQVYRLQGVKIDDKHIEVILRQMLQKVEIMDAGQTTFLAGEQVDREEFDEVNEKAVSEGYKPARAIPVLQGITKASLQTRSFISAASFQDTTRVLTEAAVKGKVDRLIGLKENVIVGRLIPAGTGFYVNKVKRVASQRDRDILKKQQEQAQEAEAESKAEAS; encoded by the coding sequence ATGAATAGTGCATTTAGCGTTTTTGGTCAAACCGGAGTACAGCACTTTGACTTTATTAAAATTAGTTTAGCAAGCCCTGAGGTTATTAGGTCTTGGTCATTTGGTGAAGTCAAAAAGCCTGAAACAATTAACTATCGTACCTTTAAACCCGAAAGAGATGGTCTTTTCTGTGCCAGGATTTTTGGTCCAGTAAAAGATTATGAATGTTTATGCGGTAAATATAAGCGCATGAAATATCGCGGGCTTATATGTGAAAAATGTGGTGTTGAAGTTACAACATCTAAAGTTAGACGTGAAAGAATGGGGCATATAGAACTTGCCACACCAGTTGCCCATATATGGTTTTTAAAATCCTTACCGTCTAGGATTAGTACATTACTTGATATGAGTCTAAAGGATCTTGAAAAGATTCTCTATTTTGAATCATATGTAATTGTTGAACCAGGATTATCTCCATTTTCATATGCTGAACTTTTAACTGAAGATCAATATATGAGAGCTCAGGATGATTTTGGTGAAGATGCGTTTACTGCAATGATTGGAGCAGAAGCTGTGAAAAAAATGCTTCAAGACTTTGATCTAAAAAAAATTCGTGAGGAATTAAGAGCGGATTTAACAGAAACAACATCTGAAATTAAAAAGAAAAAATTAGTAAAAAGACTAAAATTAATTGAAGATTTTCTTGAATCAGATAATAAACCTGAATGGATGATTCTTGATGTGGTTCCTGTAATGCCACCAGAACTACGTCCTCTTGTAATGTTAGATGGAGGTAGATTCGCTACTTCTGATTTAAATGAACTTTACCGTCGTGTTATTAATCGTAATAACCGTTTAAAAAGACTTCTTGAATTACGCGCTCCTGATATAATCGTGCGTAATGAAAAGAGAATGTTACAAGAAGCGGTAGATGCTTTATTTGACAATGGTAGAAGAGGAAGAGTTGTTAAAAATGCTAATAAGCGTCCGTTTAAATCACTTAGTGATATGCTTAAGGGTAAACAAGGTAGATTCCGTCAAAATCTCTTAGGTAAGCGTGTAGACTATTCTGGTCGTTCAGTAATTGTAGTAGGTCCAACACTTAAGCTACATCAATGTGGTTTACCAAAGAAAATGGCTTTAGAATTATTTAAACCATTCATTTATTCAAAATTAGAAATGTATGGTATTTCTAATACTATTAAAACCGCTAAGAGAATGGTTGAAAGCGAAAGACCGGAAGTATGGGATATTTTAGAAGAAGTAATTAGAGAACATCCAGTATTATTAAACCGTGCTCCTACACTTCACCGTTTAGGTATTCAAGCGTTTGAGCCTGTTTTAATTGAGGGTAAGGCTATTCAATTGCATCCATTAGTGTGTGCGGCATTTAACGCAGACTTCGACGGAGACCAAATGGCTGTTCACGTTCCGCTTTCACTTGAAGCGCAACTTGAATCACGCGTACTTATGATGTCGACAAATAATATTTTAGCTCCTTCAAATGGTAAACCTATTATAGTACCATCTCAAGATATCGTATTAGGATTATACTATTTAACCTTAGAGCTTGAAAATGAGGTTGGCGAAGGCATGGCATTTGCAACTATGGGCGAAATACAACACGCTTTACATAATAAGGTTATTACATTACATACAAAAATTAAATGTAAACGGACTGCAAAAATTCATGATGGTAGCTTTAAAACTACTTTAGTAGAAACTACAGCTGGAAGAATGATGATTGCTGATCTTTTACCGAAAGAACATTATGTTCCATTTGAATCAGTAAATAAGTTATTAACTAAAAAAGAAATTTCAAATCTTATTGATACAGTATATCGTGAATGTGGTCAGAAGAATACAGTGATATTCTGTGATAGACTTATGGAATTAGGTTTTACTAATGCTTGTAAATCAGGTATTTCGATTGGTAAAGATGATATGTTTGTACCAAATACAAAACAAACACATATCAATGATACTATTGAGGAAATTAGAGAGTTTGAAAGACAATATTCAGACGGTTTAATTACAAGTGGTGAGAAATTCAACAAGGTGATTGATGCATGGTCACGTTGTACTGATAAAGTCGCGGACGATATGATGAAAGAAATTTCAGCTGGTGATGTTACAAATACAGAGAAAAATAACCAACAAAAAGTTAACTCCATTTGGATGATGGCTCACTCTGGTGCGCGTGGTTCTGCAGCTCAGATTAAACAGTTAGCAGGTATGCGTGGTCTTATGGCTAAACCATCTGGTGAAATTATTGAAACTCCAATTATTTCTAACTTTAAAGAAGGTCTAACGGTACTTGAATACTTTAACTCTTCGCATGGTGCACGTAAAGGTCTTGCAGATACCGCGCTTAAAACCGCTAACTCTGGTTACTTAACTCGTAGGCTTGTTGACGTTTCTCAAGATTGTATTGTTACTGAATTTGATTGTGAAACAACATCTGGCCTTGAAGCTCGTCCTGTAATTGATGGTGGTGAAATTGTAATTCCACTTGCAGAAGCCATTTTAGGAAGAACTTCAGCACGCGATGTTCGTCATACAGTGTCAGGTGACCTAATAGTTAAAGCCGGTGATTTAGTTGAAGAAAGAACAGTAGATAAAATTGAAGCTGCTGGTATTGATGCAGTAATGATACGTTCAGTAATTACTTGTGAAACCAAAACAGGTGTATGTGCTAAATGTTATGGTCGTGATCTTGCTACTGGCTCGATTGTAAGTGTCGGTGAAGCTATCGGAGTAATTGCTGCGCAATCAATTGGTGAACCAGGTACTCAGCTTACAATGCGTACATTCCATATTGGTGGTGCTGCGACAAAGAGTATTGAAAGCTCAAGTGTTGAAGCCTCCCTTGATGGCGTCATTAAATTAGTAAATAGAAATATAGTAATTGATAGCCAAGGCCGTTCGGTTGTAATGAGTCGTAACTGTGAATTATTAATTATTGATGATAATGGTAACGAAAGAGCACGTCATAAAGTTCCTTATGGTTCAAAACTTTATCATGATGAAGGAACTAAAGTTAAGAAAGGTACTCGTCTAGCCGAATGGGATCCATATACTATTCCAATTATTACTGAGAAAACAGGTGTCGCTCGTTATACTGACCTTGTAGAAGGTGTCTCAATGCGTGAAGTAATGGATGAATCAACAGGTATTTCAAGTAAAGTAATTATCGATTGGAAACAGCAAAGTCGTGGTGCTGAATTAAGACCAAGAATTAGTATATTTGATGAAAATGGAAATATTATTAGTTTAGCTAATGGTTTAGAAGCAAGATATTTCTTACCAATTAATGCGATCTTAAGTATTGCTGATAATGATAAAGTTCATGCAGGTGACGTAATTGCTCGTATTCCACGTGAATCTACTAAAACTCGTGATATTACTGGTGGTCTTCCAAGAGTCGTAGAATTATTTGAAGCTCGTAAACCAAAAGATCATGCTATTATTAGTGATATTGAAGGTGTTGTTGAATTCGGTAAAGATTACAAAAGCAAACGTAGAATTGTCATTAAGCCAGCAGATCAAGGAAGCGAACCAATTGAATATTTAATTCCAAAAGGTAAGCACGTTACAGTAAACGAAGGTGATTATGTTAGAAAAGGTGACCTTCTTATGGATGGTAATCCAGTTCCACATGATATCTTACGTGTAATGGGTGTAGAAGCATTAACAAGATATATGGTAAATGAAATTCAACAAGTTTATCGCTTACAAGGTGTAAAAATCGATGATAAGCATATTGAAGTGATTTTACGTCAAATGTTACAAAAAGTAGAAATTATGGATGCAGGTCAAACTACATTCCTTGCTGGTGAACAAGTTGATAGAGAAGAATTTGATGAAGTGAATGAAAAAGCTGTGTCAGAAGGTTATAAACCTGCACGTGCTATTCCAGTACTTCAAGGTATTACAAAAGCTTCGCTACAAACTAGATCATTTATTTCTGCGGCTTCCTTCCAAGATACAACTCGTGTATTAACTGAAGCGGCTGTAAAAGGTAAAGTTGATAGATTAATCGGCTTAAAAGAAAACGTAATTGTAGGTAGACTAATTCCTGCAGGTACAGGTTTCTATGTTAATAAGGTTAAACGTGTTGCAAGCCAAAGAGATAGAGACATTCTTAAAAAACAACAAGAGCAGGCTCAAGAAGCTGAAGCTGAATCAAAAGCTGAAGCTAGCTAG
- the rpoB gene encoding DNA-directed RNA polymerase subunit beta: MQNVSASNNIIRKSFSKIEPVAKIPNLIKVQKDSYKKFLQDDISGDKRENIGLQEVLNSIFPISEPSGTATLEFVSYYLDQPKYDVDESRQRGVNFAAPLKVTFRLIVWEVDEDTGSKEVKGIKEQEVYMGDIPLMTENGTFIINGTERVIVSQMHRSPGVFFDHDGGKTHVSGKYLYSARVIPYRGSWLDFEYDAKDLIYFRIDRKRKLYVSSLLRALGYSTKEIYDLFYTTQKYTRKNKQWSAKFNIEKFRGTKLTKPIVDANSGKVVVEAGTKITPRLGKKLIEEGLENYLIDDEDLIGGFLAEDIIDKSTGEVLFEAGYELTESAIEAINNLSIKDVSLLGIDHVTVGPYIRNTLFADKNLTIEDALLDIFRVLRPGEPATFEAAQSVFENLFFNQDRYDLSVVGRVKINARVELNADENLRVLTKDDIINIIRTLIKIRDGLGVIDDIDHLGNRRVRSVGELVENQFRIGLVRMQRTILERMTSVDIDTVMPHDLINSKLLGSVVREFFGTSQLSQFMDQTNPLSEITHKRRLSALGPGGLTRDRASFEVRDVHPTHYGRICPIETPEGQNIGLINSLATFASINKHGFIESPYRKVTDQMVTDEVIYLSAIEEGKYTIAQANAIIDENGKFLEHLVSCRKNGDFIMASPDKIDFIDVTPMQLVSVAASLIPFLENDDANRALMGSNMQRQAVPLVYTDAPFVGTGIEGLVAQDSGVTVIARRSGFIDQVDSTRIVIRADSSDDQESPGVDIYNLLKYQRSNFNTCITQKPLVKVGEYVQKGQVIADGPSTNNGELALGSNVLVAFMPWNGYNFEDSILISERIVKDDVFTSIHIEEFEVVARDTRLGPEEITRDIPNVSEESLRHLDETGIVHVGAEVKPGDILVGKVTPKSESPMTPEEKLLRAIFGEKAADVRDSSLHVPPGVTGTIVSVRILSRRGVEKDERALAIERQEIERLAKDRDDEQVILENYYYGRLAQVLMNQEIIAGPKGAKPGSKINKEVLSNYSRGQYWQFVVADEKVTNEIETMKQQFNYMVEQLNKRFNAKVEKVQSGDDLPQGALKVVKVYLATKHKLQPGDKMAGRHGNKGVISRILPAEDMPFMEDGTPVDMVLNPLGVPSRMNIGQILETHLGWASAGIGKQIGEMLRKIESKEENVTELRSKLSDMYEGQKSARAVEKLSDADVIEYAKKLKRGAYFSTPVFDGAKEKDINKMLEFAGLDSSGQVTLFDGRTGEAFERKVTVGYIYMLKLHHLVDDKIHARSIGPYSLVTQQPLGGKSHFGGQRFGEMECWALQAYGASYTLQEMLTVKSDDVTGRIKIYESIIRGDQNFECGIPESFHVMVKELRSLCLNIDMDNEEFQE; the protein is encoded by the coding sequence ATGCAGAATGTGAGTGCATCAAATAACATAATCCGCAAGTCCTTTAGTAAAATAGAACCAGTTGCAAAAATTCCAAATCTTATAAAAGTACAAAAAGATTCATATAAGAAATTTTTGCAAGATGATATTTCTGGAGATAAAAGAGAAAATATAGGGTTACAAGAAGTACTTAATTCTATATTTCCTATTAGTGAACCTTCAGGAACAGCAACATTAGAGTTTGTATCATATTATTTAGATCAACCAAAATATGATGTTGATGAAAGCCGTCAAAGGGGAGTAAATTTTGCTGCGCCTCTTAAGGTTACATTTAGACTTATAGTATGGGAAGTTGATGAAGATACAGGTTCTAAAGAAGTAAAAGGTATTAAAGAACAAGAAGTATATATGGGTGATATACCTCTTATGACTGAAAATGGTACCTTTATTATTAATGGTACAGAAAGAGTTATTGTATCACAAATGCACCGTTCTCCTGGTGTTTTCTTTGATCATGATGGTGGTAAAACACACGTTTCAGGTAAATACCTATATTCTGCAAGAGTTATACCGTATAGAGGTTCATGGTTAGACTTTGAATATGATGCTAAAGATTTAATTTACTTTAGAATTGATAGAAAAAGAAAATTATACGTTTCAAGTTTACTCAGAGCATTAGGGTATTCAACTAAAGAAATATATGATTTATTTTATACTACACAAAAATATACAAGAAAAAATAAACAATGGTCTGCTAAATTTAATATTGAAAAGTTTAGAGGCACAAAACTTACAAAACCTATTGTTGATGCGAACAGTGGTAAAGTAGTAGTAGAAGCTGGTACTAAAATTACCCCACGTTTAGGCAAAAAATTAATTGAAGAAGGTTTGGAAAATTACCTTATTGATGATGAAGATTTAATAGGTGGTTTTTTAGCTGAAGATATTATAGATAAAAGTACCGGTGAAGTATTGTTTGAAGCGGGTTACGAGTTAACAGAAAGTGCAATTGAAGCAATAAATAATCTAAGCATTAAAGATGTTTCATTACTTGGTATAGACCATGTTACTGTAGGACCTTATATTAGAAATACATTATTCGCTGATAAAAATTTAACTATCGAAGACGCTTTACTAGATATTTTCCGTGTATTGCGTCCAGGTGAGCCAGCAACATTTGAAGCTGCTCAATCAGTATTTGAAAACCTATTTTTTAATCAAGATAGATATGATCTTTCAGTAGTAGGCCGTGTAAAAATTAATGCAAGGGTTGAATTAAACGCTGATGAAAATTTAAGAGTTTTAACAAAAGATGATATTATTAATATCATTAGAACTCTTATTAAAATACGTGATGGTTTAGGTGTAATCGATGATATCGATCACTTAGGTAATCGTAGGGTAAGATCAGTAGGGGAACTTGTAGAAAACCAATTCCGTATTGGTTTAGTAAGAATGCAAAGAACAATTTTAGAGAGAATGACAAGTGTAGATATAGACACAGTTATGCCTCATGATCTTATTAACTCTAAATTACTTGGAAGTGTTGTTCGTGAATTCTTTGGAACATCGCAATTATCCCAATTTATGGATCAAACTAATCCACTCTCAGAAATTACTCATAAGAGAAGATTGTCAGCTTTAGGGCCTGGTGGTCTTACAAGAGATAGAGCAAGTTTCGAAGTACGTGACGTACATCCAACACATTATGGTCGTATTTGCCCAATTGAAACTCCGGAAGGTCAAAATATTGGTCTTATTAACTCTCTTGCAACTTTTGCAAGTATTAATAAGCATGGTTTTATTGAAAGTCCATATCGTAAAGTTACCGATCAAATGGTAACCGATGAAGTTATTTATCTATCTGCAATTGAAGAAGGTAAATATACTATTGCTCAGGCAAATGCAATTATTGATGAAAATGGTAAATTCTTAGAACATTTAGTATCATGTCGTAAAAATGGTGATTTTATTATGGCGTCGCCTGATAAGATTGATTTTATTGACGTAACACCAATGCAATTAGTATCTGTTGCAGCTTCGTTAATTCCATTCTTAGAGAACGATGACGCGAACCGTGCTCTTATGGGATCAAACATGCAACGTCAAGCTGTACCACTCGTTTACACTGATGCGCCTTTTGTAGGTACTGGTATAGAAGGGTTAGTAGCACAAGACTCTGGAGTAACAGTAATTGCAAGAAGAAGTGGTTTTATCGATCAGGTAGATAGTACAAGGATAGTAATAAGAGCTGATAGTAGTGATGATCAAGAATCACCAGGCGTAGATATCTATAATTTACTTAAATATCAACGCTCAAACTTTAATACATGTATTACTCAAAAGCCGTTAGTTAAAGTAGGCGAATACGTTCAGAAGGGACAAGTTATTGCAGATGGTCCAAGTACAAATAATGGTGAATTAGCACTTGGAAGTAACGTACTTGTAGCATTCATGCCTTGGAATGGTTATAACTTTGAAGATTCAATTCTTATTTCAGAAAGAATAGTAAAAGATGATGTATTTACCTCAATTCATATAGAAGAATTTGAAGTAGTTGCACGTGACACAAGATTAGGCCCTGAAGAAATTACACGTGATATACCCAATGTAAGTGAAGAAAGTTTAAGACATTTAGATGAAACAGGTATAGTACATGTGGGTGCTGAAGTAAAACCTGGTGATATTTTAGTTGGTAAAGTTACGCCAAAAAGCGAATCGCCAATGACACCAGAAGAAAAATTACTACGTGCTATATTTGGTGAAAAAGCTGCTGATGTAAGAGATTCTTCATTACATGTACCACCTGGAGTAACAGGTACAATCGTATCAGTTAGAATATTGTCACGCCGTGGTGTTGAAAAAGATGAAAGAGCGTTAGCAATTGAAAGACAAGAAATTGAAAGACTAGCTAAAGACCGTGATGATGAACAGGTTATTTTAGAAAATTACTATTATGGTAGATTAGCTCAAGTTTTAATGAATCAAGAAATAATTGCAGGGCCAAAAGGCGCAAAACCTGGTTCTAAAATTAATAAAGAGGTTCTTTCTAATTATAGTAGAGGTCAATATTGGCAATTTGTAGTAGCTGATGAAAAGGTTACTAACGAAATTGAAACCATGAAACAGCAATTTAACTACATGGTTGAACAATTAAATAAACGCTTCAATGCTAAAGTTGAGAAAGTACAATCTGGTGATGATTTACCACAGGGTGCTTTAAAAGTTGTTAAAGTATATCTTGCAACAAAGCATAAATTACAGCCTGGTGATAAAATGGCTGGACGCCATGGAAATAAAGGTGTTATTTCAAGGATTTTACCTGCTGAAGATATGCCATTTATGGAAGATGGAACCCCTGTTGATATGGTGTTAAATCCACTTGGTGTACCTTCAAGGATGAATATAGGACAAATTCTTGAAACTCACTTAGGCTGGGCTTCTGCTGGTATAGGTAAGCAAATAGGTGAAATGCTCAGAAAAATTGAATCTAAAGAAGAAAATGTAACTGAGCTGCGTTCTAAGCTTTCAGATATGTACGAAGGTCAAAAAAGTGCAAGAGCTGTTGAAAAACTATCTGATGCAGATGTAATTGAATATGCTAAAAAATTAAAAAGAGGGGCGTATTTTTCTACTCCAGTATTTGACGGTGCAAAAGAAAAAGATATTAACAAAATGCTTGAATTTGCAGGCTTAGATAGTTCAGGCCAAGTTACGCTATTCGATGGTAGAACAGGTGAAGCTTTCGAACGTAAAGTAACAGTAGGTTATATATATATGTTGAAATTACATCACTTAGTTGATGATAAAATTCACGCTCGTTCTATTGGACCTTACAGTCTTGTTACACAGCAACCATTAGGTGGTAAATCACATTTTGGTGGTCAAAGATTTGGGGAAATGGAATGTTGGGCATTACAAGCATATGGTGCATCTTATACATTACAAGAAATGCTTACTGTAAAATCAGATGACGTTACAGGTAGGATTAAAATATATGAATCTATTATTCGAGGCGATCAAAACTTCGAATGTGGTATTCCAGAATCATTCCATGTAATGGTAAAAGAATTGCGTTCATTATGCTTGAACATTGATATGGATAACGAAGAGTTTCAAGAATAA
- the rplL gene encoding 50S ribosomal protein L7/L12: MSANLEKIVDQLSALTVMEAAELSKMLEEKWGVSAAAPVAMAAMPAAGGAGAEAAQEKTEFTVTLTDGGANKINVIKEIRTIMPSLGLKEAKDLVEGAPKVVKDSCSKDEAQKIKQQLEAAGAKVEVK; encoded by the coding sequence ATGTCAGCAAATTTAGAAAAAATAGTAGATCAACTTTCAGCTCTTACCGTTATGGAAGCTGCTGAATTATCAAAAATGTTAGAAGAGAAGTGGGGCGTATCAGCTGCTGCTCCTGTTGCAATGGCTGCAATGCCAGCTGCAGGTGGTGCTGGTGCTGAAGCTGCTCAAGAAAAAACTGAATTTACAGTTACACTTACTGATGGTGGCGCTAATAAAATTAACGTGATTAAAGAAATCCGTACTATTATGCCAAGCCTTGGTCTTAAGGAAGCTAAAGACTTAGTTGAAGGAGCTCCAAAAGTAGTAAAAGATAGCTGCTCTAAAGATGAAGCTCAAAAAATTAAACAACAGCTTGAAGCTGCTGGTGCAAAAGTTGAAGTTAAATAA
- the rplJ gene encoding 50S ribosomal protein L10 has translation MRKNEKINLVASVNEEFKKNTMAVAFYYHGLTVADLTELRKRVGSSQGKMKVIKNRLTKLAIKETSFECMDPVLKGPTAIAYSNEPAFVKEIVNFAKDKESLKIVGGVLNGKLVDEASVKVIATLPSLDELRAKILGIIQTPASRVAGAINEVPSKVARVLKTYASKND, from the coding sequence GTGCGTAAAAATGAAAAAATAAATTTAGTTGCAAGTGTTAATGAAGAGTTTAAGAAAAACACTATGGCAGTCGCTTTTTATTATCATGGTCTTACTGTAGCTGATTTAACCGAATTAAGAAAAAGGGTTGGATCTTCACAAGGTAAGATGAAAGTGATAAAAAACAGGCTTACAAAGCTTGCAATAAAAGAAACCTCTTTTGAGTGTATGGACCCTGTTCTTAAGGGACCAACCGCAATAGCTTATTCTAATGAACCTGCTTTTGTAAAAGAAATTGTAAATTTTGCAAAAGATAAAGAGAGTTTGAAAATTGTGGGTGGGGTGCTTAATGGCAAATTAGTCGATGAAGCATCAGTTAAGGTTATAGCTACCTTACCATCACTTGATGAGCTTAGAGCAAAAATTTTGGGAATTATACAAACTCCTGCATCACGCGTTGCGGGTGCTATTAATGAGGTTCCTAGCAAGGTTGCTAGAGTTCTTAAAACGTATGCATCCAAGAATGATTAA
- the rplA gene encoding 50S ribosomal protein L1 → MSKTNVIKPKKLPKNYAARLAMVESAKLYKLDEAVNIMMEMPKAKFDQTVEVSVNLGVDTRHSDQNVRGVAQLPHGTGKKIVVAVFAKGAKAEEAKAAGAEIVGAEDLVEQVVNGTVNFDRCIATPDMMGVLGKAAKVLGPRGLMPNPKTGTVTMDVANAVKNVKEGQVEFRAEKAGIVHAGVGKISFKKQQIMENVKAFVDAVIKAKPSGAKGTYLKSVYVATTMGPSLKLEISSVLD, encoded by the coding sequence ATGTCAAAAACAAATGTTATAAAGCCAAAAAAGCTTCCTAAAAATTATGCTGCAAGACTTGCGATGGTTGAATCAGCTAAACTTTATAAATTAGATGAAGCTGTTAATATTATGATGGAAATGCCAAAAGCTAAGTTTGACCAAACAGTTGAAGTTAGTGTTAATTTAGGCGTTGATACTAGACATTCTGATCAAAATGTACGGGGTGTAGCTCAACTTCCACACGGTACTGGGAAGAAAATAGTAGTAGCAGTATTTGCAAAAGGTGCAAAAGCTGAAGAAGCAAAAGCAGCTGGAGCAGAAATTGTTGGAGCGGAAGATTTAGTAGAGCAAGTGGTTAATGGTACAGTTAACTTTGATCGTTGTATTGCTACTCCCGATATGATGGGTGTTCTAGGAAAAGCAGCAAAAGTACTAGGTCCAAGAGGGTTAATGCCAAACCCAAAAACTGGAACTGTGACAATGGATGTTGCAAATGCAGTTAAAAATGTTAAAGAAGGTCAAGTTGAGTTTAGAGCTGAAAAGGCCGGTATAGTCCATGCAGGTGTTGGTAAAATTAGCTTTAAAAAACAGCAAATTATGGAAAATGTTAAAGCTTTCGTTGATGCTGTAATTAAGGCTAAGCCAAGTGGAGCTAAAGGAACTTACTTAAAATCAGTTTATGTAGCGACCACAATGGGACCTTCATTAAAACTTGAAATTAGTTCAGTTTTAGACTAA
- the rplK gene encoding 50S ribosomal protein L11: MAKKILGYIKLQVPAGKANPSPPIGPALGQRGLNIMEFCKAFNAQTQSMEPGLPLPVVITVYADKSFTFITKTAPASVLVKKAAGLASGSKAPGKDKAGKITLAKIKEIATHKMKDLNANDIDAAMKIIMGTARSAGIEVVEE; the protein is encoded by the coding sequence ATGGCAAAGAAAATTTTAGGCTATATTAAATTACAAGTACCTGCGGGTAAAGCAAATCCGTCACCACCAATTGGACCAGCTCTTGGTCAACGTGGTTTAAATATTATGGAATTTTGTAAAGCCTTTAATGCACAAACACAATCAATGGAACCTGGTTTACCACTACCTGTAGTTATTACTGTGTATGCAGATAAATCATTTACCTTTATAACAAAAACTGCTCCAGCTTCTGTATTAGTAAAAAAAGCTGCTGGTTTAGCAAGTGGATCGAAAGCCCCAGGTAAAGATAAAGCTGGTAAAATTACATTAGCTAAAATAAAGGAAATAGCTACCCATAAAATGAAAGATTTAAATGCTAATGATATAGATGCAGCTATGAAAATTATCATGGGAACTGCAAGATCAGCTGGTATAGAGGTGGTCGAGGAATAA
- the nusG gene encoding transcription termination/antitermination protein NusG, protein MNSRWYILYCLSGHEKKVAQTIMEKANSKGLVESFEDVVVPTEGVVEIRKGKKVNAEKKIFPGYVLVKMVMNDETWHLVRNIPKVTNFLGANNKPQPIPDAEVKRIFEQIEQAALAPKHTDSYEIGQSVKIIDGPFEGFVGVVEEVDQAKARLKLSVSIFGRATPIELEYGQVTKI, encoded by the coding sequence ATAGTCGCTGGTATATTTTATATTGTTTATCAGGTCATGAAAAAAAAGTTGCTCAAACTATAATGGAAAAAGCAAACTCGAAAGGTTTAGTGGAATCTTTTGAAGATGTAGTAGTTCCAACTGAAGGTGTTGTAGAAATACGTAAGGGAAAAAAAGTTAATGCAGAAAAGAAGATTTTTCCTGGATACGTATTAGTGAAAATGGTAATGAATGATGAAACTTGGCATTTAGTAAGAAATATTCCGAAAGTTACAAACTTTTTAGGTGCTAATAATAAACCGCAACCAATACCAGATGCTGAAGTAAAAAGAATATTTGAACAAATAGAACAAGCAGCATTAGCTCCAAAACATACAGATAGCTACGAAATTGGTCAATCGGTTAAGATTATAGATGGTCCATTTGAAGGATTTGTTGGTGTAGTAGAAGAAGTTGATCAGGCTAAAGCTAGATTAAAATTATCTGTATCAATTTTCGGCAGAGCGACCCCAATTGAACTTGAATATGGACAAGTAACAAAAATTTAG